The following proteins are co-located in the Silene latifolia isolate original U9 population chromosome 1, ASM4854445v1, whole genome shotgun sequence genome:
- the LOC141641168 gene encoding uncharacterized protein LOC141641168 — protein sequence MTKYASLWYENLKKQRRREGKSKIETWNKLKKHLQKRFMPRDYEQEQYLKLTFLSQGNLSVTDYIKEFERLIMVCDLEEREEMQIARFIKGLSPSLAQRVEVQNFLDFNDVCKLALKFEKQDKGKKSVVARDGSKGVNPFYKSSATSSFNKEAKKEEPKDKGKGVATDFKDMLARRCFKCQGYGHIANECPQKRALTLQELSEITPCFVVTNETEVNSVQNDGDEEDDEVHTHIVEPSYDTDKEMFVVRNLHIQSTQIEMEQREQIFHARCKVHGKTCNLIIDSRSCTNVVATELVDSFKLETRNHHKSYMLHWLNENIGIKVKKQALVSFVMGPYEDEVWCDVLPMSASHILLGRPWQFDREVVHQGRDNIYIVSKGKNRFHLKLLSPNKVRKKNENLFMNAKEFVEALEQGEQAYVLMVRDVEEGIGVHDETVQMLLNDFGNVFPEELSLGLLLKRGIEHQIDLITGATLPSKPAYRCNPEEAKELQRQVQELIDRGYVQASLSPCAAPALLVPKKDGTWRMCIDSRAVNNITIKYRFPMPRLDDMLDELNGARVFSKIDLRSVYHQMRIREGDEWKTAFKTKQGLYEWLVMPFGLCNAPSSFMRLMNEVLRQFLNKFVVVYLDDILIYNKNKEQHLEHLRKVFEKLREQKLYGKLEKCMFMVPSVTFLGYIVGEEGVSVILQKWKQFNRGLFLKQLPS from the coding sequence ATGACCAAGTATGCATCCTTGTGGTATGAGAACCTTAAGAAGCAAAGAAGGCGTGAAGGAAAGAGTAAGATTGAGACTTGGAATAAGTTGAAGAAGcacttgcaaaaacgcttcatgCCAAGAGACTATGAACAAGAGCAGTACTTGAAGCTTACATTTCTTTCTCAAGGTAATTTAAGTGTGACTGATTACATTAAGGAGTTTGAAAGACTAATTATGGTGTGTGACCTTGAGGAACGGGAGGAGATGCAAATTGCTCGATTCATTAAGGGTTTGAGTCCTTCATTGGCCCAACGAGTTGAAGTTCAGAATTTCCTTGATTTTAATGATGTGTGTAAGCTTGCTCTTAAGTTTGAAAAGCAGGACAAAGGAAAGAAATCCGTGGTTGCTCGTGATGGTTCTAAGGGTGTTAATCCTTTTTATAAGTCAAGCGCTACATCATCGTTCAATAAGGAAGCCAAAAAGGAAGAACCtaaagacaaaggcaaaggagTTGCTACTGATTTCAAAGATATGCTTGCTAGGAGATGCTTTAAGTGCCAAGGTTATGGACACATTGCTAACGAATGTCCCCAAAAGAGAGCGCTTACTCTTCAAGAGTTAAGTGAGATTACTCCATGTTTCGTGGTGACAAATGAGACGGAGGTCAATTCTGTCCAGAACGATggagatgaagaagatgatgaggttcACACTCATATTGTCGAACCATCATATGACACTGATAAGGAGATGTTCGTGGTGAGAAACTTGCATATTCAATCCACACAGATTGAAATGGAGCAACGTGAGCAGATTTTCCATGCTCGTTGTAAGGTGCATGGTAAGACTTGCAATTTGATTATTGATAGTAGGTCTTGCACAAATGTGGTTGCTACGGAATTGGTGGATTCCTTTAAGCTTGAGACTCGTAATCACCATAAATCATATATGCTGCATTGGTTGAATGAAAACATTGGGATTAAAGTCAAGAAACAAGCTTTAGTTTCATTTGTTATGGGTCCCTATGAAGATGAAGTATGGTGTGACGTGTTACCCATGAGTGCAAGTCATATTCTATTGGGACGACCATGGCAGTTTGATAGAGAAGTTGTTCATCAAGGAAGGGATAACATTTACATTGTTAGTAAGGGTAAAAACAGATTCCACTTGAAACTCTTGTCACCTAACAAAGTAAGGAAGAAAAATGAGAATTTGTTTATGAATGCTAAAGAATTTGTTGAAGCATTAGAACAAGGGGAACAAGCTTATGTTCTTATGGTTCGAGATGTGGAAGAAGGAATTGGAGTTCATGACGAGACTGTCCAAATGTTGTTGAATGATTTTGGTAATGTGTTCCCGGAAGAGTTGTCACTTGGATTACTTCTTAAGCGTGGCATAGAGCACCAAATTGATCTTATTACAGGAGCTACACTTCCAAGCAAACCAGCCTATCGATGCAATCCAGAAGAGGCTAAAGAGTTGCAAAgacaagtgcaagagttgattgaTCGAGGCTATGTGCAAGCGAGTCTTAGTCCTTGTGCCGCACCTGCTCTTTTGGTACCCAAGAAGGATGGGacatggcgtatgtgtattgatagCCGAGCGGTGAACAATATTACAATCAAGTATCGCTTTCCTATGCCGAGGCTAGATGATATGCTTGATGAGTTGAATGGAGCTCGTGTGTTCTCGAAAATTGATCTTCGAAGTGTTTATCATCAAATGAGGATTCGAGAAGGTGACGAATGGAAAACAGCCTTCAAAACAAAGCAAgggttgtatgagtggcttgttatgccatttgggttatgcAATGCTCCTAGTTCTTTCATGCGGCTGATGAATGAGGTCCTAAGGCAATTTCTTAATaagtttgttgttgtttatcttgATGACATTCTTATTTACAACAAAAATAAGGAGCAACACTTGGAACATTTGAGAAAGGTGTTTGAGAAGTTAAGAGAACAAAAACTTTATGGAAAGCTCGAGAAATGCATGTTCATGGTGCCTAGTGTGACCTTTCTTGGTTATATCGTTGGAGAAGAAGGGGTGAGCGTGATCCTTCAAAAGTGGAAGCAATTCAATCGTGGCCTATTCCTAAAACAACTACCGAGCTAA